The DNA sequence TCGAAGCACGTTACCTTCACCAGAGCCCTCTTTGCAGGCAAACCCGTCGGCGCTTTCGCCGTTCTTGCGTGGGTCCCGATTGAGGTACGAGTCGAGGTAATACACGCTGTTGTTGGATGATGCTCCTTCGAGTTGGAAGCCTGGGTGATATATTAGCATAGCTTTTCGACAATGTTAATTATGCACTACCTACCGGTTTCATAGTTTTCCCTCGTAATAATACGCTCGTAGTGGTTATTCGAAGAATCACGCGCGTAAACACCATATGGCCCATTGATCAATTCAAGATCATAGAACTCCCAGTACTCGGCATCTTGGATATGTAGGATTCCACGGTCCTCATTAGCGAGCGAAGCATCGAGCTCCGCCGGAGTTCTATTGATCGGGTAAGTAACGAAAAACCGCAAAGATTCAAAGAAACATACCCCGGAagttcctctccatcaatgGTGACCTTTTCGCCATCATAAGCCCGGAGAACATATGGCGCAGATGCCGTCCCACTCTTCGTGATCTGGATATTCGTTGTCGGCGAATAGGTCCCCTCACGAAGGTAGATAGTGGAACCAGCCGTCGCTTTATCAACAGCCGATTGGATCGACAGAAGAGGAGCGTCAATCGTTCCGGCAGCGGTATCCGACCCGGACGGGGAGACGTAGATATCGGCAGCTGCCGACAGCGAAGCGGCAGCAGTAAGAGCGTATACAATATGGTACCTCATTTTGGCTGAGTTTCTGAGTTTCCGGCATCCTGGACAGGAGAAGATAGTCGGTACATAAAGGCACGCCAAGACTTCTTTCATTGCTGGAAAATCTAAGTGGCGCGGAGATTACTTCTCTAGCCAAGCATGTCGATCGTTTCAGTCCGGGAGCGGGACTTTTCACCGGCGTTTCACAGGGAGGACGAATCTGCTCGGCAGTGAAATTCCGGGTCGGTtaaagaggaagataaaTCGCGCCAATGGATCGGTTGTACGGAGAACAACTCGTGTCGTGGAGATTCAAAACTTGTATTTCACCCTTGGATTCTCTTTGATTTTGGCCATAGGCCTTGTCTTGTGGCTGTGTTCGATCTTGTGTCATCTCAGCTATGGAGTATGCTAGGTGTATGATGAGTGTAGGGGGTCGTCGTGGGGTTGCTCTCCTATCATTGTCAGACAATATACCCTAGTAGAATACTCATATAATCCGGAGATCCACCTCACAATTTCATGTCCTTCTCCGATTCGTCTTACTGCATCATCAAGATTATCCGCTATTTACTTACCTCCTTCACTATGTCGTTCGAATAAATATGCACTGCTTGTAATATGCTGACGGAACTCTATGCCACGTGGTCAATTAGTGTAGTATCGGAAGGCGCcaacgaagccgaagaaggccACGTTCAGTCTCTTTAGAAGAATACAAGGCTACTGACCAGGCGAGGGACATTATGCTGAAGTGAGGTTGCTACGCTCGGACCCTAAAGTGACAACTCTGGAAAGACGTCACGTTGGCAAGTAACTATATCATCATTCTGACGCTTTCGCTCTGGTGCTTGTTTCGAGATAATATGGACAACAACACATATATTCACGAAGCTATATCCATCTAACTGTGCCAAAACAATTTCACGAATATGAATCTTAACAAAGCCATGAACCTCTTCGAACTATTCGAGCGTTTGGGCCGCGAGGAAGATTTCGAGGAGGCGATACAACACGCGAAGTCTGCACTCCTAGAGACAGCCTCAAGCAAGAGTCTTTATGTAGGAAAACTAAATCTCCTTGGAGTGTCTCTCAAAGCTCGTTGGTTCTTCAACCGAGCACCGGGAGGCCTTGAAGAGGCCATCGGACTGTTCACCAAAGCTGTCGAAGTCACGCCAAACAACGACCCAAATCTCATAAGCTACTTGAGCAACTTGGGAAGCAGCCTTGAGGGCCGATATGACCTCTTCAGGCATAAGGGGGATCTTGAAGACGCAATCTGGCTCTCTCGCAAGGCTATTAGGGCCACTCCTGCCTCTCATCCCAAACTAGGGAGTAGATTAAGTAATTTGGGAAGTCAGCTTCAAAGGCGCTATAAACGCACAGATAATATCAacgatcttgaagagacGATCAGAGTTCTACACCAAGCTGTTGATGCCACGCCTGCTAATGGCTCAAATCTCTCAACCTATTTAGAAAACCTGATCGATAATTTGGAAAGTCGGTATTATCGCCGAGAGGTGATCAGCGACTTAGAGTGTGCCATTCGACTATCTCGTAAGGCAGTCAACGTCTTACCTGTTGATCATCCGGATTTTGCAGGTTAATTAAATAACTTAGTAGTCAAGCTTGAAGCTCGCTATAATCGTATCAATGAGCTGGAAGACCCTGAACAGGCGATTCAGTTGTCTCGCCAGGCAATCACAATCACACCGGACGGCCATCATAATCGTACTGCGTACTTTAGCAATTTGGCGAATCAGCTTGGAGCGCGATATAAGCGTACACGAAACATATGTGACCTAGAGGAGGCCGTCCAGAAAAGTCGCCAGGCAGTTGAAGCCACGCCCAACAGCGATCCACATCTTGCAGCGAGGCTACACAAATATAGCAATCCATCTTGGCATGCGATATGAGTGTACAAATCAATCAAgcgacattgaagaagctatCCAAGTGTTCCAGAAAGTTATTGCCGCTATACCAGAGAGCCACCAGATCTTGCAACTTAGCTAGTCGGCCTAGGGAATACGCCTACGGCGGTATGACTCCAAAGGAGCTATCaacgatcttgaagaaagTATATGACTATCATGCGAAGCAATCCAGGGCGATGCCTGTAGGTCATCCTGATTCAACACTTAGGCTAGGCCTTATAGTAAAGAAGCTCAAGTTTAGTCGAGGTAACAAGCTGTTGAAGGGGGGCGGGGAAAGCTACCGAATTGTTTGTCCTCTGGAGGCAGCTTTATAGACCACGCACCACTGATCGCTTAAATAGGCATAACCACATCTTCATATCCAGCGCCAGATCTAGAAGGTGAGGGTCCCGAACGATATACGTATCAACTCCCAGCCGAGTCATCTCTAGCTGCTCTTTCCGCTCTATCTGCTCTAAGCAGCTCCAAACACCGTGCCATCTTCCACTCTTCCGTAGGACCCAGGCGTTTCAAGGCAAGATTAACTAAGAATTCACCCCAGCCATCTAACCACCACTCGTCTTTTAACAGCTCCAACGCCACACCATAGTGGCCAAGAATCACGAAAGAAGTTGGTTCTCCTTGCAGCAGAAGGTCGAGATAATCCGCATGCACCATCACAGGCCACGACATAAGGGCACCTGGGTCTTCACGTGTAGTGCACCGCCTAAGCACATCACGTAGATGTTCGACGGACGAGAAAAGTGCGGAGCCAACCTTTTGATCATGTCCTAAGGGTTTTGCATGTTGTTCTATGATCTCTTGTAATTGCGCATACAACTCGTGAGCATATTTTGTTGTAGACGGTTGCCGTAAGTTGCGACCGGCAGCAAGTAACTGGCGCATTTCACCTTGTTCGATCCAGGGACGGGCTTGGCCCACTATCGAGCCCGCTCCGCGAACTAATTTGAAGACTTTGACCACATCGCCTTCATCCAGTGTATCTAAGGAAGATGCTGCATGTTCCGCAGCATAAGCGAAGATCACGACAAGACACGAAAAGGCGAACAGGGCATGACAATTTTCCGCCGTCACATTACTGAGGAGTGGTGTGCATAGTGATAAGGAGAGATCATTGTGCCTGATGGCCGCTTCTGTGTATTTGCGGCGACACTCCGGTGGGCATTTGTGTCCGATATGTAAAGCTGAGACAGCCAGCAGGCTGTGCATAAGGAACGGATAGGATAGTGCCACATCAGGGACGGTAATGCGAAACAGGTCTTGGATTGACTTGCTGTGCGCTAATGACGCGGCCGTGGTTGTGTGCCAATGGTGTAGGAGCTCGAGATCTAGCAGCAGAATCGATGGAGCGGAGTGCAACGCCGGACTGGGGCTACTAGGTTGCGGCGCATACTGTTGCAGTGGGTTTATGGGTAACGGTTCCTGGCTAAGAAAGGCACAGACGATACGCTTTTTTTGACAGGAACCACAACTAGGGCGCGCTTCGTCACACTTGATTCGACGCTGTTTGCATTGAGTGCAACCGTGGTGGGATTTGGTGTGAGACCGTCGCGAGGGCATGGCTCCTCTTTGCTCCGATCAGTTCTAGACGCCTTCCTTGTTAGGGTGACAGGTAACTCGCTTAAAGAAAGGGTGAACGTCAAATCTGTCTGGGATCGAAAGACCAGCTTCCAACCAATGTGGCTTATGGGGGTCGGGAAGTGGAGACTGGGGCGTATCAAATCTATCGATACTTCGGAGATTCTTCGAAAGAAGTCATTTCTTGGCACTGGCTTCGTAAACTATGCCTTCTCGGGTATGGTTCTCGGCAGTGAGTATTTCTTCGCTTGCATTCCCTTGAGGCAATTGGTCCGCCACTGCATAGATGGGTCGTTGAAAAGTCTAAGCCCTGCTCAGCGATATTGGCAATGTTGATGCTTCCTGTCCACAACGGGAACAAATGGCTGTTGCCTACTATGAAGGTTCCTTCATTCCTGGTTCCTCTTGATCCGAGAGAACAACATTGGCTATCCTGCCATGGCACAACTTAAGGTTATTCTTAGATGTGGCCGTTGTGAATCAATCCCCAGTAAACCAACTACATTATTCCTGACCCACTGAGGTCCACAATTCGGATACCCATACGCGATGAACCATAACCCCTTTAAGCATCCTGCGCGTTCTTTTTTCTAAATCGGGTATAGTTTTCGAAGTCCTGGTTATAGTACTCTGggaattttcctttttttaacGGTCGAGAATATGTGGCAGGGACACTGGTCGACTGTTTAAATATAAACCCAGTCATCAAGCACAATGGGCTTCGGTCAGTTAGTCTACTAATCATAAACGCCAGTTCAGTTGAGGGAGGAATATGAGCAACATGACCACCCTACAACCCCGTGAGGGTTTCAAATTATTCTACTACGACCCATCCCTTGCAGCAGCTGTAATTTTCATAATCTGTTTTCTGGCCACCACAATACTACATACGTACCAGCTTTTTCGGACACGAACATGGTTCTTTATACCATTTTTACTGGGTGGTTACTGTATGCACTGATCTCATCTGTGTCTCTAATATCATGCGACAAACTCTGCTAACACTCAATTACAGTCGAATGGATAGGATATGTGGCACGTGCTGTGGCCTGTAACCAAACGCCCAACTGGACACTTGGGCCGTACATTGTACAAGCGGTCCTAACTCTGGTAGCACCAGCCTTGTTCGCTGCGAGTATCTACATGGAACTGGGCAGAATGATCGTCGTCCTTGGTGCAGAGAAGCACAGCATGATCCGCATCAAATGGATGACCAAGATCTTCGTGGCGGGAGACGTCCTATCATTCCTCATGCAATCCGCAGGTAAGACGCAGAACGACAAGATGTAATTTGTCCACTTAGCTGACGCACGACACCAGGCGCCGGAATGATGGGTGTGAAATCCAAAATTTCCGAGAATGGACCGCACATTATCGTCGGCGGTCTTGTCGTCcaaatcatcttcttcggcttcttcatgATATCATCGGCGGTCTTCCATATGCGCATGAACCGTGATCCTGTGGCGGATGGTGGAGCTGGCTTCAACTGGCGACGACTTCTTTATGCCCTCTATGGTGCTAGCGCTCTTATCCTTATTCGTTCCATCTTCCGTCTTATCGAGTATGCACAGGGGAATGGTGGGTACTTGGTCGCGCATGAGTGGTTCATGTACATTTTTGATGCGTTGTTGATGTTCGGGACGATGTTGATCTTCCATGTGGAGCATCCTAGTGAGCTTAATGCGTGGCTCAGAGGCAGTGGAGTTGTCTGTAGGGGGATAATCCGGTTTGAGAGGATTGGGGGGAGTGGCATGATGATGTCCTAGTTTTGTTATACTTACATTGCCTTGAAGCCATAGATAATTTGAATCATATTACCGGGACGAAAGCCATTCGCTTTGTTATGGGGAATACTCGGTAGGAGACTGGCGCAAAACACATCCTCCCGTCTGTAAAATGTGGTACCTCTTTCTTAATATATCGCAACTTGCATTTTGATATGTAGACAGGTGCCACCAATTCTGAACAACTCGTACAAGGTCCCTCAAGGTGTGGCGATAAACAAAGCACCGATTTCCCCTTCATTAGGTGAACTTTCCGCATTGTCCGGATGTTTCAGATCATGACTTTAACAACAATAGGGAAGCGGTAGCCAGCAACCCATGGATAAAGGTAAACATATTGAAAATCTACTACTCTATATGTTTCAACGTAATACTGTCACGCGTCAGTCACTGTGAACTCCGGAGTTGTCACTCACAGAAGATATAAAGACCACCGATTGACCACCATCTCTACCAAAACCTAAAGCAACTACTTATCTGACCCAACAAAAAGCAATTATCATAGCGACAGAAGCACCACCGAGTAACACATTGAAAGATGTCCACTACTGTTACCCATACTACTACACTAACGATCGAGATATGGAAAAACCGGGACCCATCGACCACGAGTACTCTATCGTTCAAGCTTCCAGAGATTGATCAAAGCCTCCGTCGCGAATACATCCAGCTAGGCAATGTGTTCAAAGGCATAGACGACCTGGATAATCTTATCTTTAACCCACAAGCATGGACTTCACAAGAAGGGCTCGGCATAGAGCCCATGAGCCTGCAGCTGCATAATTACAGCAATACATGGGAGAAGGGGGCTTGGAACCACGACACCTTCATCGGCCTGGTTGAGTGGGGCGTTGCTCGCATCAAATGGTGCTACGACATCGAAACGCTGAAGATAACTAGCTTCGTACCAAGTCCTACCTTCCTTGCTCAACTCAACGAACAACCCTGCGTTGTCAACGCCATCAAGCGTAGCCTATCTCGCTGTGTCTATGTCATCACTGGGGTGGCGGAGGCATCTGGTACGAACGTTAGTGTGTGTCGCTTCAAGAGGTGTGGTATTATCATAAGGAGTCGCCCGTTTAGCCTCTTTGTAGGTCAGGGCATAACGCAGTCCATGTCTAGACCGCTGGGTGGACCTCGTCCAATTCCTGTTGGGTATAGCCTGCATCGTTTGACACTGGGAAAGGGTAAGCTTATGGCGGAACCAGTCACGGcttcatcctttcccaaGAaactgctttcttttgatatcGACTTTCCCTTGAGTATTAGTGATCAGAGCTCATGAATTATTGATTCAAATTAGATGGAATAGAGGATGTTGCGAGCGTCATATAGAACAAGGAATGTCAAGGATATATCTATAAAATCTTGTgggatttattttttccgAATGGATGTAAATGCAACGTACCGCAGGCGTCCATAGCTATCCACCCAGCTAGTTATGACACCTCGGCCTACAGCTGATACACGGTCAAGAAGCTGAACTGACCCCGAACCAAGACATCGGTTTGATTAATACAATGTGGGTTGTGCATTAGCATTGGAACAAGCAATAGGACCCACGCGTGGGGCATGTAACCCACCTTTGATTGGCCAGTAGCCATAGTAAGCTCACACGGTGTGAGTCCTTATCAGCCTAGGAAGAGGCAATACATGGCAAGCCTGCTTACCTCTTTAGCCCCCACGCTAGCCCCATATAACACCACAACACCCCTCTGCTGCGGACCTTCATCGGCCTATGAGACcaccttcttccagcttcatTTCATTGCTCTCATTGTCAACCTTCAGCCATGGAATCAACGAACAAGCCAATGGCAGTCTACCAAAAGGATGTTGAAAGCATCAACGCTGACGCCCAGAGCCTCCTAGAAAGATACAGTGGCCTTTCACCCGCAGAGGTCATCCCACATGTGCTGTCACTGGTACGTCCCCCCAGCCCACTACGCGTCCCTGTGTAGTAACCCTTCGATCAGCGAGACGAAGCCTTCAAAGTCTACCACTACCCCTGCATCGGTCAGATGCGCTTTCTAGCCTTCAACTTCCGCCGCATGCCA is a window from the Aspergillus oryzae RIB40 DNA, chromosome 6 genome containing:
- a CDS encoding uncharacterized protein (predicted protein), with amino-acid sequence MSTTVTHTTTLTIEIWKNRDPSTTSTLSFKLPEIDQSLRREYIQLGNVFKGIDDLDNLIFNPQAWTSQEGLGIEPMSLQLHNYSNTWEKGAWNHDTFIGLVEWGVARIKWCYDIETLKITSFVPSPTFLAQLNEQPCVVNAIKRSLSRCVYVITGVAEASGTNVSVCRFKRCGIIIRSRPFSLFVGQGITQSMSRPLGGPRPIPVGYSLHRLTLGKGKLMAEPVTASSFPKKLLSFDIDFPLSISDQSS
- a CDS encoding uncharacterized protein (predicted protein), with the protein product MNLNKAMNLFELFERLGREEDFEEAIQHAKSALLETASSKSLYVGKLNLLGVSLKARWFFNRAPGGLEEAIGLFTKAVEVTPNNDPNLISYLSNLGSSLEGRYDLFRHKGDLEDAIWLSRKAIRATPASHPKLGSRLSNLGSQLQRRYKRTDNINDLEETIRVLHQAVDATPANGSNLSTYLENLIDNLESRYYRREVISDLECAIRLSRKAVNVLPVDHPDFAG
- a CDS encoding RTA1 domain-containing protein (predicted protein), which translates into the protein MTTLQPREGFKLFYYDPSLAAAVIFIICFLATTILHTYQLFRTRTWFFIPFLLGGYFEWIGYVARAVACNQTPNWTLGPYIVQAVLTLVAPALFAASIYMELGRMIVVLGAEKHSMIRIKWMTKIFVAGDVLSFLMQSAGAGMMGVKSKISENGPHIIVGGLVVQIIFFGFFMISSAVFHMRMNRDPVADGGAGFNWRRLLYALYGASALILIRSIFRLIEYAQGNGGYLVAHEWFMYIFDALLMFGTMLIFHVEHPSELNAWLRGSGVVCRGIIRFERIGGSGMMMS
- a CDS encoding putative pectate lyase (predicted protein) codes for the protein MKEVLACLYVPTIFSCPGCRKLRNSAKMRYHIVYALTAAASLSAAADIYVSPSGSDTAAGTIDAPLLSIQSAVDKATAGSTIYLREGTYSPTTNIQITKSGTASAPYVLRAYDGEKVTIDGEELPGTPAELDASLANEDRGILHIQDAEYWEFYDLELINGPYGVYARDSSNNHYERIITRENYETGFQLEGASSNNSVYYLDSYLNRDPRKNGESADGFACKEGSGEGNVLRGARLWNNVDDGLDLWEFKSAVTIEDTISYGNGYNRWGFSPFEGDGNGYKLGGGDDADIGPANHVITNCIAFGNSKDGFTDNSQPGDFTLTRNTAWNNAKVGFKFGTAVATLSKNIAAENGESPTSLSEEQISTGNSWDGSESWGNSSFVSVDATLVQGARNADGTIDPSDFLLPKSGEEIGATTAW